Proteins from one Brevibacillus humidisoli genomic window:
- a CDS encoding putative baseplate assembly protein, with amino-acid sequence MSDWSQRDRGQMVNPASPPPLDQRGTAELVEKMKELAPYYTPEWRFSPEDPDPGTVLFLMFSELFADNIKRFNRVPLKNFVAYLNMLNVSLLPAKPARAYVSFQLSPGVQDTVMVPEGTPLFAQLPDEDDPVPFETVRPLLLTPASLTALYNVDNRFDRIAEVTSRLTAEHAGTVPLFAVEEEANRQEHSLFIGDGDLFLVRDGVVVEITWRDDPASEQEWRRCAELADPANAQWLYRGEDDWHPFDQVTAEGHRLLLHKRQIGRIGEAVLDGLESRWIKCRLKPGRLRQLSHPPVEQILLRTAYSNGEQAGGMAPDLMFHNDLQLDQKEPFYPFGQQFAPYDILYLASEEAFSKPGAIVSLSFLLDAEEVKGPAAATPPIQWKWIMRRQQVEQPEPHKIRIERVIWEYWNGQGWMRLEEAESEGELFFSQPTGQKHTLRFVCPTDMEQTYVNAQSNYWIRARILSISNLYAPNGIYVTPVMKQVRLRYHYQKARPPRHVLTLNNLAYRRHAPSVHTGQSPFFLFDQQDGDHPSLYMGFDRALRQGPLSLLFDLVQPRQLPGHQPVVDWEYRRRTPEGVEWHPLKVSDDTNGFTRTGTVQFAVPSDMASDLLFGQSLYWLRAVNRDDAYGSDKPVPGLNGMYLNTTIAVQQEDIVGEMPEEVPGISAAAAEYRLARTPVLSEEVWVDETGHVNEEELLQLADWTQTQVIRDSDGQVLRAWIRWQRVDDFFHSREADRHYVIDRASGRLRFGDGRRGMSIPNAGGDKIKVNYKTGGGGRGNVEAGHINRLDKPIPFVKGLTNPLPASGGCESEMLEQALARGPQLIKHRDRAVTAEDFEWLTRQAFHEIAKVKCLPNYNAQMERESGAVTIVILPKGGKARQQMFFPELKQQVQRYLLKRAPAAMSISQRLHVIEPAYLEISVSAVLAVKSMEAIIPTEREALAKLDRFFDPYVGNVDGLGWGIGQQLHISVVYPLLNGIDTVNHVEKLSLTVHVVEEGERTEIHPERLGSMLHGVIVNGTHRVAVNLV; translated from the coding sequence ATGAGTGATTGGAGCCAGCGAGACAGAGGGCAGATGGTCAATCCAGCGTCACCGCCTCCATTAGACCAGCGGGGAACAGCTGAATTGGTGGAGAAAATGAAGGAATTGGCACCGTACTACACGCCAGAATGGCGGTTCTCCCCTGAGGATCCCGATCCAGGGACGGTGTTGTTTTTGATGTTTTCCGAACTGTTTGCTGATAACATCAAACGGTTCAACCGTGTCCCACTGAAGAATTTTGTTGCCTATCTCAACATGTTGAATGTCAGTCTGCTTCCGGCCAAGCCAGCGCGTGCTTATGTGTCGTTTCAGCTCTCTCCCGGTGTCCAGGACACGGTGATGGTTCCGGAGGGGACGCCGTTATTTGCACAGCTTCCCGATGAGGACGATCCGGTTCCGTTTGAGACCGTACGTCCGCTGCTGCTCACTCCGGCTTCATTGACTGCTCTTTATAACGTTGATAATCGGTTTGACCGGATTGCCGAGGTGACGTCGCGGCTGACGGCCGAACATGCGGGGACAGTGCCGCTGTTTGCCGTGGAAGAGGAAGCAAACAGGCAGGAACACAGCTTGTTTATCGGTGACGGCGATCTGTTTTTGGTTCGTGACGGTGTGGTCGTCGAAATCACGTGGAGAGATGATCCCGCATCGGAACAAGAGTGGAGACGATGCGCCGAATTGGCGGATCCGGCTAATGCACAGTGGCTTTATCGAGGGGAGGACGACTGGCATCCGTTCGACCAGGTGACGGCGGAAGGACATCGTCTCTTATTGCACAAAAGGCAGATCGGACGTATCGGGGAAGCAGTTCTTGATGGTCTCGAGAGCCGCTGGATCAAGTGCAGGCTTAAACCCGGACGCCTGCGGCAGCTGAGTCATCCGCCAGTCGAGCAGATTCTGCTGCGAACCGCATACAGCAATGGCGAACAAGCGGGCGGTATGGCACCAGATCTGATGTTTCACAACGATCTGCAGTTGGACCAAAAGGAGCCGTTTTATCCGTTTGGCCAGCAGTTCGCCCCATACGATATCTTGTATCTGGCCAGTGAGGAAGCATTCAGCAAGCCGGGTGCCATCGTCTCACTCTCCTTTCTCCTGGACGCCGAAGAAGTGAAAGGACCAGCTGCTGCTACGCCGCCGATCCAATGGAAGTGGATTATGCGGCGGCAGCAGGTGGAACAACCAGAGCCGCACAAGATCAGGATCGAACGCGTCATTTGGGAGTACTGGAACGGACAGGGATGGATGCGCCTGGAGGAGGCAGAAAGCGAAGGCGAACTTTTCTTTTCACAACCGACGGGTCAGAAGCATACACTGCGGTTTGTCTGTCCGACAGATATGGAGCAGACCTATGTCAACGCTCAGTCTAACTACTGGATTCGGGCCCGTATCCTTTCCATTTCCAATCTCTACGCACCCAACGGCATTTATGTGACGCCGGTGATGAAGCAGGTTCGCTTGCGCTATCACTATCAGAAGGCCCGTCCTCCACGGCATGTTCTCACCTTGAACAACCTGGCCTATCGGAGACACGCTCCGTCTGTCCACACGGGGCAGTCTCCCTTTTTCCTGTTCGATCAGCAAGATGGGGATCATCCCAGCTTGTACATGGGATTTGACAGAGCCTTGCGTCAGGGACCGCTCAGCCTGTTGTTTGACCTGGTGCAGCCAAGACAATTGCCAGGACATCAGCCTGTGGTTGATTGGGAGTACAGGCGCAGAACGCCGGAAGGAGTAGAGTGGCATCCGCTCAAGGTATCAGATGATACGAACGGATTTACCCGCACAGGCACGGTGCAATTCGCCGTTCCGTCTGATATGGCGAGCGATTTGCTGTTTGGCCAATCCCTCTACTGGCTGCGTGCGGTCAATCGTGATGATGCGTACGGTTCAGACAAGCCGGTTCCTGGTCTGAACGGAATGTACCTCAATACGACTATAGCTGTTCAGCAGGAGGATATCGTCGGTGAAATGCCAGAAGAGGTCCCGGGTATAAGTGCTGCCGCTGCCGAGTACAGGCTGGCTCGAACTCCCGTCTTGTCGGAAGAGGTCTGGGTGGATGAGACCGGACACGTCAACGAGGAAGAACTGCTGCAACTCGCAGATTGGACACAGACGCAAGTGATTCGTGATTCAGACGGACAGGTGCTGAGAGCATGGATCCGCTGGCAGCGGGTCGACGACTTCTTTCACTCTCGCGAAGCGGACCGCCACTATGTGATCGATCGAGCTTCTGGAAGGCTGCGTTTTGGCGATGGGCGGCGTGGCATGTCCATTCCCAACGCAGGCGGCGACAAGATCAAGGTTAACTACAAAACCGGAGGCGGGGGCAGAGGCAACGTCGAGGCCGGACATATCAACAGACTGGACAAACCGATTCCATTTGTCAAAGGCCTCACCAACCCACTGCCCGCCAGCGGTGGATGTGAATCGGAGATGTTGGAGCAAGCTTTGGCACGGGGACCTCAGCTGATCAAGCATCGGGATCGGGCCGTAACGGCAGAAGATTTCGAATGGCTGACAAGACAGGCGTTTCATGAGATTGCCAAGGTGAAGTGCCTGCCTAACTACAATGCACAGATGGAGAGGGAAAGCGGAGCGGTTACGATCGTGATTTTACCCAAAGGAGGCAAGGCTCGGCAGCAGATGTTTTTCCCTGAATTGAAACAGCAGGTACAGCGGTACTTGCTGAAAAGAGCACCTGCGGCGATGTCGATTTCCCAGCGGCTTCACGTGATCGAACCAGCTTACCTAGAGATCTCCGTCAGTGCCGTTCTGGCTGTAAAGTCGATGGAGGCGATCATTCCAACGGAACGGGAGGCATTGGCAAAACTGGATCGCTTTTTCGACCCTTATGTTGGCAACGTGGACGGTTTGGGTTGGGGAATCGGCCAGCAGCTTCATATCTCTGTTGTCTACCCGCTTTTGAATGGAATCGACACAGTGAATCATGTGGAAAAGCTCTCACTGACCGTCCATGTGGTGGAGGAGGGAGAACGGACTGAGATTCATCCCGAGCGCCTGGGCAGCATGCTTCACGGCGTCATTGTGAACGGTACCCATCGTGTCGCTGTCAACCTTGTGTAA
- a CDS encoding GPW/gp25 family protein yields MGRDLHGIGWKFPVVVDAATGRIKMASYEDDIAEAIRIILWTEKGERVMRPHFGTTIRPFVFGTTNETSLRLLEANVKEAIEDWEPRVGDVEVKAEVRHGQAGSVSLSIRYLVKATNRVVNLVYPFNLSEGTY; encoded by the coding sequence ATGGGGAGAGATCTTCACGGAATCGGCTGGAAGTTTCCCGTTGTAGTGGATGCGGCGACCGGCCGGATCAAGATGGCGTCTTATGAGGACGACATCGCCGAAGCGATTCGCATCATCTTGTGGACGGAAAAAGGCGAACGGGTGATGCGCCCCCATTTCGGCACGACCATTCGACCGTTTGTTTTTGGCACGACCAACGAGACGTCGCTGCGGCTGCTGGAGGCAAACGTGAAGGAAGCGATTGAAGACTGGGAACCGCGGGTGGGAGACGTGGAAGTGAAGGCCGAAGTGAGGCATGGACAAGCCGGCAGTGTTTCGTTAAGCATTCGCTATCTTGTCAAGGCAACCAACCGCGTGGTGAATCTGGTGTATCCCTTTAATCTAAGCGAAGGAACGTACTAG
- a CDS encoding phage baseplate assembly protein V produces the protein MTMNRQYSQTYAAGQQIDGVLVGTVTDNKDPEGLGRVKLKLPLREDEYETDWVRIATMMAGNDRGSLFIPEVGDEVLVAFHLGKIRQPYVIGMLWNSQQVNPTGDEENNLRKIRSRSGHEITLDDTKDKEKVTILTSKGQKVEMDDAAETITIAGINSYEIVGSKDKVEVKAQQSTVTITTQGEITLSAAKSITLKSMDVNIEANANVNIKGALINVKSDSGAVTIKGTVVKIN, from the coding sequence ATGACAATGAATAGACAGTATTCTCAGACTTATGCCGCCGGTCAACAGATCGATGGCGTGCTGGTCGGAACCGTGACAGACAACAAAGACCCGGAAGGCCTCGGTCGAGTGAAGCTGAAACTGCCTCTGCGAGAGGATGAATATGAGACAGACTGGGTGAGAATCGCCACTATGATGGCAGGCAACGACCGGGGGAGTCTGTTCATACCAGAGGTAGGGGATGAAGTGCTGGTTGCTTTTCATCTGGGAAAGATTCGCCAGCCATACGTCATCGGCATGCTATGGAACAGTCAGCAGGTAAACCCAACTGGTGACGAGGAGAACAATCTCCGTAAGATCAGGTCACGATCGGGTCACGAGATTACGCTGGACGACACCAAGGATAAGGAGAAGGTGACGATTCTAACCAGCAAAGGACAGAAAGTGGAGATGGACGACGCGGCCGAGACGATAACAATCGCTGGGATCAACTCTTATGAAATCGTCGGTTCTAAGGACAAGGTGGAAGTAAAAGCTCAGCAGTCGACCGTAACCATCACCACTCAGGGAGAAATCACGCTCTCAGCTGCCAAGTCGATCACGCTGAAATCGATGGATGTCAACATAGAGGCCAATGCCAATGTGAATATCAAAGGGGCCTTGATCAACGTCAAATCAGACAGCGGAGCGGTAACGATCAAGGGAACCGTTGTCAAAATCAATTAA
- a CDS encoding phage late control D family protein, with protein MADLKLDSKTYEYNDLEKKYANFIWPAFEVSVDGRNLVQEEVPIDSVTVDTSADSKADAFSFVVANAFDRGKQEFLYVDQYFSLGKHVEIKMGYGEKVETVFYGMITSVTFDLPDDGSSRIIVKGMDMSFLMMKGKHSAFWKEKKHSEVAREIGSKYVSQVKVDDTTEVHNLVVQNEQEDFHFLSWLAEANDYDFFVVGKTMYFRKRSSDTSPVLTLEWGKSLHAFSLDANLTSQISSVVVRGWNEKEFTHIEAESQSVTKLGSNSKTGPDLIKALGEAKEYVYNDVVSAAEAQQQANAILNKRAMQLLTGEGETVGIPELRAGRYVKLAGLGNKLSQPFYLTSVTHTIDDSGYLTRFRVGGNAI; from the coding sequence ATGGCCGATTTAAAACTGGACAGCAAAACCTACGAATACAACGATCTGGAGAAAAAATACGCCAACTTTATCTGGCCCGCATTTGAAGTAAGCGTCGATGGACGCAACCTGGTTCAGGAAGAAGTGCCGATTGACAGTGTGACTGTTGATACCAGTGCTGATTCAAAAGCGGACGCCTTTTCATTTGTCGTCGCCAATGCTTTTGATCGGGGGAAACAAGAATTCCTGTATGTCGATCAGTACTTTTCACTAGGCAAGCATGTGGAGATCAAGATGGGATACGGTGAAAAGGTGGAGACGGTCTTTTACGGCATGATTACTTCTGTTACCTTTGATCTCCCCGACGACGGCAGTTCACGGATCATCGTCAAAGGAATGGACATGTCCTTTTTGATGATGAAGGGGAAGCATTCCGCTTTTTGGAAGGAGAAAAAGCACAGCGAGGTAGCTCGCGAGATCGGCTCCAAATACGTCTCGCAAGTGAAAGTGGACGATACGACAGAAGTACACAACCTCGTCGTCCAGAATGAACAAGAAGACTTCCACTTTTTATCCTGGTTGGCAGAGGCGAACGACTACGATTTTTTTGTTGTCGGCAAAACGATGTACTTCCGGAAACGCTCTTCCGATACATCTCCTGTGCTCACGTTGGAATGGGGGAAGAGTTTGCATGCGTTTTCCTTAGACGCCAATCTAACCTCGCAGATCAGTTCGGTCGTCGTGCGGGGATGGAATGAAAAGGAGTTCACGCACATCGAGGCGGAATCGCAATCCGTAACCAAACTGGGCTCCAACTCCAAGACCGGACCGGACCTGATCAAGGCGCTCGGCGAAGCAAAAGAATACGTCTACAATGACGTGGTATCGGCTGCCGAAGCTCAGCAGCAGGCAAACGCCATACTCAACAAGCGGGCGATGCAGTTGTTGACCGGGGAAGGAGAGACGGTGGGAATACCGGAGCTGCGAGCGGGCCGGTACGTGAAACTGGCAGGGTTGGGCAATAAGTTAAGCCAGCCCTTCTATCTGACGTCCGTGACCCACACGATTGACGATAGCGGCTACCTCACCAGGTTTCGCGTAGGAGGCAACGCCATATGA
- a CDS encoding peptidoglycan-binding protein, translated as MGLAKAKIVIDGEDIDVMFNPTQYQLDANNRYEWRNVGGVGKEQFIGGDESLAMTLFFDTYEQDEDVRDYTSRITRVVELEHKSVGDPVPVCQFVWGSLNFTGRIESISQQFTMFSQSGFPVRATLSLTIRKTKGKPKEKEKGSASSRRNQKQRVLQGDEDLQSVAQQEYQDPERWRDIAEASGIDNPRRLQAGMVLNVPR; from the coding sequence ATGGGACTGGCCAAAGCCAAAATCGTGATTGATGGCGAAGACATCGATGTGATGTTCAACCCGACCCAATATCAGTTGGACGCAAACAACAGGTACGAATGGCGCAATGTGGGCGGAGTCGGAAAAGAACAGTTTATCGGCGGCGATGAATCGCTCGCCATGACGCTGTTTTTCGACACATACGAGCAAGACGAGGACGTTCGCGATTACACATCGCGGATCACCAGAGTAGTGGAGCTTGAGCACAAATCAGTCGGTGACCCGGTACCCGTCTGTCAGTTTGTCTGGGGGTCGCTCAACTTTACCGGGCGGATTGAATCGATTTCCCAGCAGTTCACCATGTTCTCCCAATCCGGCTTTCCGGTCAGAGCTACACTCTCGCTGACAATCCGCAAGACCAAAGGGAAACCGAAAGAGAAAGAAAAAGGATCTGCCTCCTCAAGACGCAATCAAAAACAGCGGGTTCTCCAAGGGGATGAGGACTTGCAGTCGGTTGCCCAGCAGGAGTATCAGGACCCGGAGCGTTGGCGCGACATCGCCGAAGCCAGCGGCATTGACAATCCCCGTCGTCTGCAAGCAGGCATGGTTCTTAATGTCCCACGGTAA
- a CDS encoding phage tail protein, with the protein MQQPFRFWEVTGTFRYWVEIDGILTAGFTQVSGLQADTEVEEYAEGGVNEYVHILPKRTKYGNITLTKGVTSSGELWNWYRDVVVGKVRRKSGSIILQNYRGYELCRWNFFEAYPVKWIGPDLNASGNEIAVEKLELAHHGLKALHNQLEFVTRM; encoded by the coding sequence TTGCAACAGCCATTTCGGTTTTGGGAAGTAACGGGCACGTTTCGCTACTGGGTGGAGATTGACGGCATCTTGACCGCCGGATTCACCCAGGTGTCCGGGTTGCAGGCGGATACGGAAGTAGAGGAATACGCAGAGGGTGGGGTCAACGAGTATGTACATATTTTGCCCAAGCGGACCAAGTACGGAAACATCACCCTCACCAAGGGGGTTACCAGTTCAGGGGAACTGTGGAATTGGTACAGGGATGTTGTCGTGGGAAAAGTGAGGAGGAAAAGCGGTTCCATCATTCTGCAGAACTACCGGGGCTATGAACTATGCAGGTGGAATTTCTTCGAAGCGTATCCGGTCAAATGGATCGGCCCCGATCTGAATGCCAGTGGCAATGAGATCGCTGTGGAGAAGCTGGAACTGGCGCATCACGGGTTGAAGGCTCTCCACAACCAGTTGGAGTTTGTAACGAGGATGTAA
- a CDS encoding DUF6760 family protein, with amino-acid sequence MRDGHAFFRGDGGGLVGYPVERIFEEIGFIAYYFHWSHAEIMALEHRDRRRYCEEISKINRKLNDEPENPFDVFNKG; translated from the coding sequence ATACGAGATGGACATGCCTTTTTTAGGGGAGATGGGGGAGGTCTTGTAGGCTATCCGGTCGAGCGGATCTTTGAGGAGATCGGCTTTATCGCCTACTACTTCCACTGGTCGCACGCGGAAATCATGGCACTGGAACATCGGGACCGGCGTCGGTACTGCGAAGAGATCTCCAAGATCAATCGCAAACTGAACGATGAGCCGGAGAATCCATTTGACGTCTTTAACAAGGGGTGA
- a CDS encoding phage tail assembly protein, producing MAFMTEYEFELPRGYVDEHGNLHKRGTMRLATAADEILPMRDPRVQQNPSYLSIILLARVITKLGDLQAIDTKVIEKLFTADLTFLQNFYRQINEVEHLKIQAVCPKCEHEYEMDMPFLGEMGEVL from the coding sequence ATGGCATTTATGACAGAATACGAGTTTGAACTGCCCCGCGGCTACGTGGACGAGCACGGCAACCTGCACAAGCGGGGAACGATGCGCTTGGCTACGGCCGCAGATGAAATCTTGCCGATGCGCGATCCGCGTGTGCAGCAAAATCCCAGCTATCTGTCGATCATCCTGTTGGCCCGGGTGATCACCAAGCTGGGCGATCTGCAGGCAATCGATACCAAAGTAATCGAGAAACTGTTTACCGCCGACCTCACGTTTCTGCAAAACTTCTACCGGCAGATCAATGAAGTGGAGCATCTAAAGATACAGGCGGTTTGTCCCAAATGTGAGCATGAATACGAGATGGACATGCCTTTTTTAGGGGAGATGGGGGAGGTCTTGTAG
- a CDS encoding phage tail protein, translated as MAGERKDPYRKFRFRVEVDGIQQAGFSEVSGFDASIDVVEYREGNEPITPRKLPGLAKYGNVTLKWGVTDSMDMYNWMQECIQGKVQRKTITIIAINEEGSDVATWQVREAWPAKYTAPDFNGTASEVAIELLEMAHEGMTRTK; from the coding sequence ATGGCAGGAGAACGGAAAGATCCGTATCGCAAGTTTCGATTCCGCGTCGAGGTGGACGGCATCCAGCAAGCCGGATTTAGTGAAGTGTCCGGTTTTGATGCCTCGATCGACGTGGTGGAATACCGGGAAGGCAATGAGCCCATCACCCCGCGCAAGTTGCCCGGATTGGCCAAGTACGGCAATGTTACGTTGAAGTGGGGAGTAACGGACTCGATGGATATGTACAACTGGATGCAGGAATGCATACAGGGAAAGGTACAGCGCAAAACCATAACCATTATTGCGATCAACGAAGAAGGCAGCGACGTCGCTACTTGGCAGGTGAGGGAAGCTTGGCCGGCCAAGTATACGGCTCCTGATTTCAACGGGACTGCCTCGGAGGTGGCAATCGAGCTGCTGGAGATGGCTCATGAAGGGATGACCCGTACGAAGTAA
- a CDS encoding phage tail sheath family protein, whose product MPLEGVSTSTAGFLGVAQRGEVEGVPKLVTSFADFQRMFGGHLSENAFGSYRYLAYAVEHFFVNGGSRCYVMRVAPADARPAANAAEGEEVVLRVEAKNPGSWGNQIRVLFLPDSKAKTQIYEVIGDPASSRHYRVKSSAGFQPGDVVLFADGEQKQYAKVVHAQDDVIELSVHLDGDESVVDDNLIPEKVLATCEFTMQVVYGDEVETFEKLTLNAAAANHVEKITAGSNLIRVIAAGAEPEEVKSPFQRISGFDQEEGVFKTALSNGSDGAVSSLSPADFIGTDKGPGRRTGIQSFIDNDEVSIMAIPGITDPNVQLALVAHCENLKSRFAILDFPREKTRVEDVIAHRNYFDSTYAALYNPWLQVFDPLEKRNIFIPPSGSVAGVYSRSDQTRGVHKAPANEVVRGVIGLDCQYNKGEQDILNPKGINLIRFFTGQGIRIWGARTCSSNSLWKYVNVRRLFIFLEESIKAGTNWVVFEPNDERLWARVQRTIDGFLTRVWRDGALMGASPAEAFYINIGRSTMTQDDIDNGRLICIIGVAPVKPAEFVIFRITQKTSEQ is encoded by the coding sequence GTGCCGTTGGAGGGGGTTAGTACCAGTACAGCCGGTTTTCTCGGTGTTGCACAGCGAGGAGAGGTGGAGGGCGTTCCCAAACTGGTGACCAGTTTCGCTGACTTCCAGCGGATGTTTGGTGGTCATCTATCGGAAAACGCATTCGGCTCCTATCGTTATCTGGCCTATGCGGTGGAACACTTTTTTGTCAATGGGGGATCGCGCTGCTACGTGATGCGGGTGGCCCCTGCCGATGCCCGTCCGGCAGCAAACGCTGCCGAGGGCGAAGAGGTCGTTTTGCGGGTGGAAGCGAAAAACCCCGGCAGTTGGGGGAATCAGATCCGCGTGTTGTTTCTTCCTGACAGCAAGGCGAAGACGCAGATTTACGAAGTGATCGGAGATCCAGCAAGTTCACGGCATTATCGCGTCAAGAGTTCCGCCGGCTTCCAACCGGGTGATGTGGTCCTCTTTGCCGATGGAGAACAGAAACAGTACGCCAAGGTTGTGCACGCGCAGGATGACGTAATTGAGCTGTCCGTACACTTGGATGGCGATGAGTCGGTGGTGGACGACAATCTCATTCCGGAGAAAGTGCTGGCTACTTGTGAGTTCACGATGCAGGTGGTATACGGGGATGAGGTAGAGACGTTTGAAAAGCTGACACTCAATGCCGCTGCGGCCAATCATGTGGAAAAAATCACGGCAGGCTCCAATCTAATCAGAGTCATCGCGGCAGGCGCCGAACCGGAAGAGGTGAAGTCACCGTTCCAGCGAATCAGCGGTTTCGACCAGGAAGAGGGAGTGTTCAAGACGGCCCTCTCCAACGGAAGCGACGGTGCTGTATCGAGCCTGTCACCGGCTGATTTTATCGGAACAGATAAAGGGCCGGGCAGACGGACAGGGATTCAATCGTTCATCGACAACGACGAAGTGAGCATCATGGCGATTCCCGGCATCACCGATCCGAACGTGCAGTTGGCTTTGGTCGCTCATTGTGAGAACCTGAAGAGCCGTTTTGCGATCCTTGACTTTCCGCGGGAAAAAACCAGGGTGGAGGATGTCATCGCTCACCGCAATTACTTTGATTCCACGTATGCGGCCCTGTACAATCCCTGGCTGCAAGTATTTGACCCATTGGAGAAGCGGAATATCTTCATCCCGCCGTCCGGCTCCGTTGCCGGAGTGTATTCCCGTTCCGATCAGACGCGTGGAGTTCACAAAGCACCGGCCAATGAAGTGGTTCGCGGGGTGATCGGACTGGATTGTCAATATAACAAAGGTGAACAGGATATTTTGAACCCGAAAGGCATCAACCTGATTCGCTTCTTTACCGGACAAGGAATTCGCATCTGGGGGGCGCGTACCTGCTCTTCCAATTCATTGTGGAAATATGTAAACGTACGTCGACTGTTTATCTTCTTGGAGGAATCGATTAAAGCCGGCACCAACTGGGTGGTTTTTGAGCCCAACGATGAACGGCTCTGGGCACGTGTGCAGCGGACCATCGACGGATTTCTGACCAGGGTATGGCGGGACGGTGCACTGATGGGGGCCAGTCCGGCCGAGGCGTTCTACATCAACATCGGACGTTCGACGATGACCCAGGACGACATCGACAACGGTCGCTTGATCTGCATCATCGGTGTGGCACCAGTAAAGCCTGCTGAGTTTGTCATCTTCCGCATTACACAGAAAACGAGTGAACAGTAA
- a CDS encoding DUF4255 domain-containing protein: MADYTVIADVGRSIMKLLGEQMTPEPIARPELIGLCSPAEKGDVNLSIFLYNIRELGYLRQTELFGSGATPPLAVELYYLFTAHSTAELQMRAIDEHRIMGRLMQVMYDHAILRNSYLQGALAGQREELRFVLHELPTEDMSKLWTFPNTPYKLSVIYSVGPVYIDSRRDGAAPRVFQQEFGDI, from the coding sequence GTGGCCGATTATACCGTGATTGCCGATGTGGGGCGCAGCATCATGAAACTGCTGGGTGAACAGATGACTCCTGAGCCGATCGCTCGCCCAGAATTGATCGGTCTGTGCTCTCCAGCGGAAAAAGGGGATGTGAATCTGTCCATCTTTCTTTACAACATCCGCGAACTGGGATACCTGCGTCAGACAGAGTTGTTCGGAAGTGGAGCGACGCCTCCGCTTGCCGTCGAACTGTACTATCTGTTTACGGCCCACTCTACAGCAGAACTGCAGATGCGGGCGATTGACGAGCATCGGATCATGGGCAGGTTGATGCAAGTTATGTATGATCATGCGATCCTGCGCAATTCCTACCTGCAGGGGGCACTCGCCGGGCAGCGGGAGGAGCTTCGTTTTGTACTGCATGAACTGCCGACTGAAGACATGTCCAAGCTGTGGACCTTCCCCAACACACCGTATAAGCTGTCGGTGATTTACAGTGTGGGTCCCGTCTACATCGATTCACGGCGGGATGGGGCAGCGCCGCGTGTCTTTCAACAGGAGTTCGGCGATATCTGA